The nucleotide sequence CATAGTTAACACCATCTATTATTTCCTTCCTGCTTCTAAAGTTTTTAAAGAGTTTTATTTTTCTGTTCAAACTATTTTTTTCTTCAGAATATGTATTATATTTATGAAGAAATAATTCTGGTTTTGCCTTTCTAAATTTATATATACTCTGCTTTACATCGCCAACCATAAACATATTGGGAAAAGGGTCCTTTTTTGATATTGAATTCATTATAACTTCCTGAACTTCATTGCTGTCCTGATACTCATCTATAAGTATCTCGTCAAAATCATCCCTATATCCAAGTGCCACTTTAGATGGAAGTATTTTGTTATCGTGAGTCTCTGTGAGTATTTCAAGGCAAAAATGTTCTATATCATTAAAGTCTATGACTCCTCTTTCCCTCTTTTTAATGCTAAATCTATCATCAAATGCTATAACAACATCAACTAACGATTTTAATACAAAATACACATGTTTTATATCCTTCGATATATTCTTATTCTCTACAAATATATCAGATATTATAGCTAAAACCTTTTTCTTGACATTATCCCTTATTCCCTTTGCTTTTTCCTTTGCCTCTTTATCAGCATCCTTATTTTTTTTAGCGGGGAGCTTATCAAAGTTAACAGTTTTAAATACACTGTTCATAGAATCCCAATTTTCACAGGACAATATAAGCTTCATATTATAAATGTCATGTTCAAGAGGGTCTATATAGTAACTGATCCCACTTGCATTCTTAACTATGGTTAAAGCCTTTTCCAGGTTATGAAGACATGCTGTTATTTCAACATTTACATATTTAACAAGCATCTCTGCCCATTTGGATTTACCAAAATCAAAGTTTGGGTCTACATTAAACTCTTCTGCCATTTCTACAAGCCATTTTTTAGGATATGGATTACTTGTAGAAAATCTGTGCAGGTCTAAAATTAGGTTTTGAACATTAAAATCATTTTTTCTTCCATAACATTCTAAAAGCTTCAAAAGTTCTGGATCGTCACTATCATACATATCTTCCATAACATCATCCAACGCCTCTTGTTTAAGAAGGACAGCCTCTGTATCATCACATACTCTAAAATTAGGATCTAAATCTACTACATGAAAGTTTTCCCTTATAATTTTTAGGCAAAACGAATGTATAGTCATTATATTTGCTTTATTCAAAAGTATGAGTTGTTTCTGAAGATTTTTAGATTCTGGTTTTTCCTCGAGTTCTTTTGATATTGCATCTCCTATCCTTTCTTTCATTTCCGATGCAGCTGCATTTGTAAATGTAACAACTAATAATTTATCTATATCAATTCCATTATCAGAATCGGTTATTTTTTCTATTATTCTTTTGACAAGCACCGCAGTTTTACCCGCACCCGCTCCTGCAGCAACTAATAAATTGCAGTTTTTAGTATAAATAGCTTGTTTTTGCTCATACGTCCAATTCGTACTCATAAAATCACCCAATCTAATTTTACTACTATAATATAAACTCCTCAATTCATTTAATATACTACTACATTTTTACCTAAATTCTTAGCTTTGTACAAATTCATGTCTGCTCTTTCTATTATTTGGTGTAAATTCTTATCATCATCCTTGACAACAGCTATACCTATAGATATCGTTATTTTATAACTTATACCTTTAAAGTTTACTACTGTATTCTCTATATCTTTTCGTATAGACTCCATTCTGTTATAAACGCTTTCCATATTTTTAACATTATTCATATATATTATTATTTCTTCTCCGCCATATCTTGCAATTATATCATCTTTTCTAATATTATTGCTTATAATTTCGCATATATTCTTTAAAACCAAATCACCAAACTGATGACCATAGGTATCATTACACTTTTTAAAATCATCTACATCTATCATAATGATTGAAAAATTTCTTTCACCATCTGAAATTTTTTTATTTATAACAGAAAAAAAATAGTTTCTGTTATAAAGCATTGTTAAAAAATCTCTTTCTGAACTTCTCTTAGTCTGATTATATAGTTTATTATTTTCAAGACAGATGGCTAAATGATTACTTAATGCTTTTAAAAGCCTGATATGTTCTTCTGTCAAATAATTATACATATTATGCTCCACCACTATAGCTCCTAGAATAACATCATTTAAATATATTGGCATGCAAATACATGAATGTATTTGCATATTCTCGTCTCTAGAGATATCATCTTGCGAGTTAATTAATAATACCTCCAATTTGTCCTGATTTTCATTAAATTCTTTAATCATAAAATGATGTTTAGTCTTGTCAAGATTGGAAACCATTAATTCTAATTTATCGTCTTTTAATAAATAAACACTAGAATATGTAACACCTAGTATTCCTATCATTATATCGTTTATAGTAAATACTAATTGATCACTTCCTAAAAATTTATTTATATACTCACTTATTTTCATTATTAAAGATAACATATTGACCTTTTCATCCAATTCTATTATCTTAGAACTTTGCTTTTGCATAGTTTCTTCAGCTACTCTTTGATAGCTTTCATAATCCTTCTTTAATTTATTATATTTATCCTCTAATGACGACATATATATCTCCTTAACATATTTACCTAAAACTAGACTAGTATAAAATATTACTATTCACCATTTATTCTAAAATTTAACATTAATAATTATATGATAAATATTGTACCATAATGAGTATTATACAATTCTATTTTAATGTAAACATATGTAATATGCATGTTTAATTTTTTAACCTCGCTTAAGAAGATATAACTTAATATATAAAAATTAATCTTTAATATTTCTATTTATAATTATTTAAAAAATCCAAAATCTTAGTCCTAATTTGATTCTTATCACATACAATTTTATGTAATATCTCCTTATTTTCTAAATCATTTATTGAATCAGGAATATTTACAAAACCTATTTTATTCATTTCTTTTATCAAAGAAAAATCATCCATATAAGAATACTTGCTGTCCAAAGCCTTCATCACAAATTTTGTAAATTTATAAGGACTAGCAGTAGATGCAATCAATACCTTTGTATTATCATTTGTTTCCTCTAAATATTTTTTATATACAGAATATGCAACAGCAGTATGCGTGTCAATAAGATATTTATCTGAATCAAAAATCTCTTTTATTGAATCCAAAGTCTCTTTTTGAGTTGCAAAGTTTCCATAGAAATCCCTAAGGCCATCCTTCATATTCTGAGATATACTATACTCCCCATTAGTATTTAATGAATTCATTAATTGTTTAACCTCACTACAATCACAATCACTTATTAAATATAACAGCCTTTCTAAATTACTAGATATAAGTATATCCATTGAAGGCGATATAGTCACAAAAAAATCTCTGTTTTTATCATAAATCCCCTTATTTATAAAGTCAGTAAGTACATTATTATCATTGGATGCACATATCAATTTTTTTATGGGCAATCCCATACTTTTAGCATAATATGCTGCAAGTATATTCCCAAAATTCCCAGTTGGAACAACTACATTTATCTTTTCATTCTTATCTATTTGCCCGTTCTTAACCATACTGGCATATCCATAAAAATAATATACTATCTGTGGTATTAGCCTTCCTATATTTATAGAATTTGCTGACGACAATACATAACCCATATCAAATAATTTTTTATTAAAGAAACTATCCTTAAATATATTCTTTACACCTGTTTGTGCATCATCAAAATTACCATTCAATCCTATTACGCAAGTATTGTCTCCTTCTTGTGTAACCATTTGCATTTCCTGTATCTTACTCACACCATTTTTAGGGAATAAAACTATTATTTTTATTCTATCTACCCCTGAAAAACTCTCTAAAGCTGCTTTCCCAGTATCCCCAGATGTGGCAGTAAGTATCAAAATATCTTTATTAAAATCATTCTTTTTAGCGGATACTTTCATCAAATATGGAAGTATTGACAATGCCATATCCTTGAATGCCAGTGTAGGTCCATGATACAATTCCATAAAATATACATTACTCACTTTTTTTAATTCTACTATATTTTCAGTATCAAATTTTGAATCATATGCTCTGCCTACGCATTCTCTTAATTCTGATTCATCAAAGTCAGTAAAAAATTCACTCATTACTAGATACGACAATTCTTTATAGTTCATATCCACGATACTATTTATTTCATGAGTTAAATCAGGTATACTGTCAGGTACAAATAATCCTCCATCTTCACTTATCCCCTGAAGTATAGCCTGTGATGAAGTAAATAATCTCCTGTCCCCTCTTGTGCTCTTATAAAAAATTTGTTTCATTTTACATAATCTCCTCTCATACCATAAACAACCCACAATATATTAAATTTAATTAATATACATTATACTTATTATTTATGGCATAATAAAGGATTATCGTAAATATTACACAAATTCTTCTGTACAAAAACATATACGGTAAATTATACGGTATCATATACTATCTATATTATCATATTTTTAGTATAAAAATATACATTTTTTACATAGAATAATCGAATTATGACAATATACTCATATATTACAATCATTTAAAAGTTTAAAAAAAGTTTAAAAAATTATCCAATGAAAATAATGTATAATAGAATACGTGTTTACTAGTAATATATCTTCAATATGGAAGGATGTGAATGGGCATAGCTTACACTACTGCCTAATTTTTAATATGTTCAATAAAAAACTTATAACAAGCTTTATGATAATTACTTTATTAATAAATGCAGCTTATGCTAAAAATGTGCTGGCAAGCCCATCTTCTACCCAAATTTCAATAACAAATACAAATAAAGAAGATGACCTTGAAAATAAAATACAAATTGCCGATAATGAAATAGAAAAAAATATTGATAATTTAAATACATATAACAATAAAATAAAGTCTCTTGAAAAAAATATAGTAAAAAATGAAACAAATATCAAAAACCTAACAACCCAAATTCAGAAATTAAATGATGCCTCTAAACAACAAATACGTGCTATGTATATCAATGGTATGTCTGAGGGTTACATAGAGTTACTGCTATCATCTAAAAATATAATTGATTTTGCAGATAAGGCAATAGCTGCCCAAAAAATTATCTCTTTTGATAAGGATACTCTTAGAACTCTAAGCCAAAACAAACAAAATATTAAACTTGAAAGTGATAAATTAGATTCTGATAAAAAAAATCTCGAAGAATTAAAGAATGATGTAAATAAAAAGATACAGTTATTAAATGAGCAAAAAAATTCTGAAAAGGCTCTCTTAGCTCAATTAAAGGATGATGATTCAAAAAGTTTAGACACTACAAATACTGATAATGCCATAGTCAATTATGCATTTAAATTTTTAGGTGTAAAATATGTATGGGGAGGTACATCGCCTGACCCTGGATTTGATTGCTCGGGTTTTGTTCAATATGTCTATGCCCATTTTGGTGTAAGCATACCAAGATTATCACAAAATCAACAAAATTATGGTACAGATATTACTGACAGATCATTACTTAAACCAGGAGATCTAGTTTTTTTTGGCAGACCTGCCTACCATGTTGGGATGTATATAGGTGATAATAAATTTATTGAAGCTCCCCATACAGGTGATGTTGTAAAAATATGTGCTCTTGGAAATTATACCTCTGCCAGGAGGATTACCAATTAATATTTTATAAATTATGCACATATATTTAAATACTCCATATAATAAATATATAAGAGATAAGAATTTTTCAAATCACATAAATATTCTAGTTAGTTTTTAATTTTCCCTATCACCTCCAATATAATAAAGGGGAGCAGTAAATAATACTACTCCTCTTTACCATACCTGCGTTTTAATTCCTCCCACACTTCCTTATCAGATTTTTCTTTCATATTTCTGTATCTGTTACCTTTCATACCAGTATCAAACTGACATATAAATGAATAAATGCAATAATCGCAAGCTATATTTCTATTATTCCTGCATGGACTTATATCTATATTTCCCTCTAGAATCTGTTCACAAAGTTTAGCTATCATATCTCTTATATATCTTCTCAGGTTACTAAATTGTTCTAATGTAGCAACTGATGATTTAGCTTCCGATATATTTCCATCTTTTTTCATAGTTACAGGTATCATGTCAGATACCTTATCTATACTTTTATCCATTCGCTTTACTACACCCGGATCATTCAATATAAGTCCATTCATCCTTAAAGCCCTTGCTATTCTTTTTTCTATATCCTGATCATCTATATCTGATTCAACCTTTATAATTGGATCATCCAGCTTAAAATATAATACTCCACCCGGTATACATGTATCATTATATTTTTCCTCAAATTCTGTTAATATAACATCAAGGTATATTAACAGCTGCATTTGAAGACCATAATACACATCTGATAGTTTAAACTCTTTGGTTCCAGACTTATAATCTACCACTCTTAGATATGTTTCTTCTTTATTCTCCATACCATCTAATCTATCTATTTTTCCTATTAATGAAACAGTTTCTCCTGAATGAAGTTCTACTGATATGGGAGGAAATTCACCTTCGTTTTGGAAACTGACTTCATAGCCTAAAGGTTTAAAATCACTCTTTTTCATATGTCTTGCTATAAGCCATACAGATGTTATTAATATCTTTTTCACTTCATGGACTGCATAATTATATCTCTTCGAACTATTGAATATTGATCCCGGAATATCATTCAAGGTTTGATCGACTATATCTGTTATCTGTTCTTTACACCAACTTTCATTAAGATCACTCCAGGAAAGCTTTTCTTTGCTAATTCTATCTGAAAATATTTTCAGCATACTATGAATGAAGCTTCCAAAATCCGGAGGTGTGAGTTTATATACTTTTCGCTCTTTTGCTTTTAATCCATATTGTATAAAATAAGCAAATGGACACTGCACAAATTTTTCAAGTCTCGAAATACTCATATTCAAGTGTCTTCCATATAATTTTCTAACTTTTGCCGTATCATTTATATAAACTTCATTTGTATATTGAAAGCCTCTTAATACCCTGTCTAATTTCTGACTCCAATCCTCATTCAACTTATACCATCTATACACATCCAGCCACAGTCCATTCATATATTCTCCATTTGAATGTTCCCTTATATTACTTATAAGATCATTAAACACAGCATTTGGACCGGCAATACTATAAATACTTGAGATATCATCTTCTCTATGAATTACAGCATCTTCTTCTTTTAAATTTGGAAACAGCTTCTTTATTCTAGAAATAACAACAGATGGTCTTTTACCTTTTCCATCTTCATCAGAAACAACATAGCTTAATTTCAAGTACTTACTTACAATAGTTAAGGTACTATAAATCAAAAATTGCTCTTCAAATACCCTATTTCTACTACTTTTAGCTATTTCTATACCATAATTATTTAGATTTTCCCTGTCATTATCTGATAATATTCCTTCATCTGGCAGGGGAGATGGAAATGTACCATCATTCACACCTACTATATAAAGAGCATTTATATCATGACTTTTTATTCTAGTTACACTTCCAACCAGGACCTGATCCAGTGCTGGAGGAATAACTCCTATCTCATATTTTTCAAAACCAGTAGCAAATATCTTATAAAATTCTGCTACGGATATAATTTCATCACCTATAGCTTCAACTATTTGATCTAAAAGTTCTACTATTATATCCCATATTTGATTATATTCATTTACCTTATCAAGTTCTCCTATACTCCTAAATCTATCCATTGACGACTGAATTTTATCCGCAAATTGTATATTACAAATAAAATCATAGATTCCGATACAGATTTGCCTTGCAGTCTTTTTTCCCTTAATGCTGTCTGATAATTTTAAAAGCGGCGTTATTATTCTATTTCTAATATCATTTATTTTAGAAAGCATATCACCTTCATATGAATTCTTTCCTTTATCATTTATACTATAATTTATATTAAATTTCCAATATTCATCTTTTATCCATTTAGAACCACTTATACCATTGGATAAAACGTAATTTTCAATTATATCTACCTCATCTTTTGTTATATCGAAAAATCCAGTTTTTAAATATTTAAATACAGATTCATAAGACCAATTTTTTGCTATAATTTCAATTGCCGATATTATAAAGATAACCATTGGATTATTAGAAATCTTTCTTTTTTTATCTATAAAAAATGGTATTTCATATTCTGAAAAAATTGCTCTAATCAAATTCTCATATCCATCAAGATCTCCACTTACAACTGCAATATCTTTAAATCTAAAATCACAATCCCTGCAGATCCTTATTATATCCTTTGCTATTTCTTTTATCTCCGAGTATTTGTTTAAAGCTCTCAATACCCCTATATTAAAATTCTCTCTATCATATTTTTTATAAGGAAATGAAAATAAATATTTTTCAAGGTGCTGCATCTCTGAACTATCTTTAAATCTATAACATGGAGAACACTTTAAAGCTATAGGTCTATCATATTTTATATTGTTATCTTTAGCTAGCTGTAAAAGTTTTGCTTCAGTAAATTTAGTAGGCAAAAACAGATCAGTATCCTCTAAAATTCCTGTTTCATTCAAAGAGTCACTGCATATAGTTACATTTAACCTTTTAGTACTAAGCATAAGCTTTTCTAAAATATTATACTCTTGAGGTGTAAAACTTATAAATTCATCCACCCAAATCTCAGTTTGATCAAACATGTGAGACTTAGATAGATTTCCTGTAAGTATCGATAAATCATCCTCTGCATCTATGTATTTTTCATGGAGTTTCTCCTCAAATTTTGAAAAAATAAGACTTATATCATAAAGTTTGTCTTTCAAATTTTCATTTTCAATCCTATCAACTTTACTCTGAAGTATTTCGGAATTTATATCATATCTTTTTAATTCTGTTATTATATTAGAAATCATACTTATAAACCCGGGTCTTTTAATTGATCTTGAGAATGTTTTAAGTTCAGACGAATTTTCATTCATTATTTTATATATTAGCATATCCTTACCTGATGAATTTACATGTTCAAGTGTAATTCCTCCAACTTCATTTAAAACCTTATATGCCATACTTCTGAAACTCATTATCTGAGCTTTAAACATCCCCTTTTCTCCTATAGTATCTATTAGATTTTTTTCTGCCTGGAATGAGAACTGTTCAGGCACAAGCAAAATTAATGAATTAGTGCTTCCTTCATCAATCCTTCTCTTTATATCTTTTAAGCAGTAATAACTTTTTCCACTTCCAGCTCTTCCATATATAAATCGTAAGCTCATACTACTGCATCTCTCCTTTCAATACTATTATAAATCATAACCCCAATAGAAAAAATCTAGACACCCAAATTTTCCCTGAATCTGCGAATTTATTTGGGTGTCTTGAATTTCAAAATGGGTTGTATATATTTACCGGAGTATACGTTAATCGGCAAGCCAGAGAATTCATATCACCTAATATAACTGTTTCCGTCTAAAGCTATCAATACCTGCAGTGGTGGTCCACCTTTAGCCAAACCAACAGCATACATGGTATAAAATCTATTTCTAGTAAGTCTAACATTTGGAACTAATAAAATACTCTTATTATCATTTGAATTTCTAAGTTCAAAATTATATACACCAGGACTAAGTACAGTGTATTCAGTCGCATTAGGATATTTAACATTGTTAAAAATAGTTCTGTCATTCCTCCTAAATGTTAAATTTGTTGGTGAAAGATCTGGAGATAAATTTACAAATCTCAGCATTAATCTGTTTCTTTCAACAGGAAGTCTCGGATCCATAATCACTTTTATCGATATCCTTGGAGATCTTCCAATTATCGCTGCTGTAATTATATTACCCGCTCCAACACTTATATTTGTATCCAAAATCATATCTCTTGAATTACCAGATGGATAAACTGTAATTCTATAATTTCCTGGGGAAACTGGTATATACTCAGTAAAATTTTTAAATCTAAAATTTCTAGCAATAAGTGATCCATTGGCATATACATCAACTGCCGATAAATTTGGTGAAGCATGAAGCAATCTTAAATGCCCATGTACCTGAGTTTGTCTGAAATAATTAACATATGGACAATAAAACATTAATACCACCTTTAAATTTAATTACTTATACTCTACATAGTATGCAAATTAAGACTTAAAGTTAAATCTATTTTCTATAAAATATCTATTAATGTTATAAATACAATACCAGAGTTTTAGATACTACAATTTAAATATACTCCTTAAATCCAACTTTGAATTAGGATCGGTTTTAATTTTATGAATCATAACAACTAACACACAGATACTAGATATAATTAAAAATATCGGTATACATACAAGAATAGCTCGTGTATAATATTTTATGGAAATAGCTCCTCCAAGTAGAGGTGCTACTGCAAATCCAATACTCCCGATAGTCCCTTGAACTCCAAATAATACTCCTCTCTTGTCAACAGGTGTATTTTCCGCTGTAATAGACATTATAACTGGCTCAACTCCTCCTGTTACAAAGAACATTATTCCAAATACAAATGTAAATAACCACAGTTTAGTTATCCAAATAAGTGGTACCGATATAACTGCACCTAAAGTCAGATATATTATCAGCAGTTTCATTTTGTCATATTTATCACCAAGTTTACTTAAGGTTAATCCAGCCATTGCCGTCATTAAAGCAAGAACTCCATTCATTACCCCTGTTATACCTGCAGCGCCACTAGCTGTTGACCTAACCTCCTGTACAAATATAGGAATATACGGATTAAATACACTACGGCCAACTCTTATAAAAAAAATTACAACAAGCATAGATAGAGCTGTTGTAGTGAAAACAGTACGAAGTGACTTATTTTTATCCCTATTACGAATTTCATCATCCTTGACATCTACATTCTTCTCTTCTTTAACAAAAAATAGAACCAATAAGAAGTCAATAAACATCAATATACCACCTATTATAAAGCTTACACGATATCCAACCCATTCCGCTAAGGCACCACCAATTACTGGCCCAATACATTGCCCGATAAAAGTTGACGATGATAAGAAACCAAGTGCATAAGATATTTTATTTTTAGGTGTATTAGCTGCTATTAAAATTTGAGCTGCTGTAACAGTTCCTGTAAATACCCCTTGCACAAGTCTTAAAATAATCAGTTGATTTATATTCATAACTATACCCATTGCTCCAATTATAAATGAAGCACACAGCATAGCTCTTATAAGCATTAATTTTCTACCATATTTATCTGATACAATTCCCCAAATAGGTGACATTATTGCCATAGTTATAGCAGGTGCAGCGTTTAAAATTCCCGAGTAGAGTTTAACACTGTTTGTACTTGTTATTCCAAGCTGCTGAATATAAAAAGGCAAAAAAGGCATTCCAAAATTAAAACTCATCAAAGACAAAACCTGTGAAAACCAGACAATGTATAAATTTATTTCCCAAAGTTTCATCTGTTTTAGTCGTCTCATTATAAACTTCGTCCTTCTTCCTATTAAAACTAACATAAAATTCATTATAACATTAATAAAATATATTTAAAAGTTAGCATACAAAAAATCAGAGATTTAGCACCTAAATTCCAGTAAAAATTTTATTTTTACTGGAATTGTATCCAATTACATTTATTTAAAGAGCTGGTAAGCACGGAGACCGTTAGGTCAAAAAAATAATTATAATACCTCTTTACCCCGATAAATTTATATAATCAATTTCCAGTTTTAATTTTGAATTATGTCTTTCCAAATATAGGGTTATTCCAATTATCTTCTATAGTAAATCTTTCATCTTTTATATCTTCAATAATATCCATTTGAAGCATATTCTTTTCTCTAAAACCCCTTATACACCTAAAAAAGTATAACTGCATTAAATTAAATGCTATTATTATAAACATTAAAACTGTTTCTACGCCCGTAGGGCTATGAAGAAAACAGTGATCTAAATGCCATTCCGTCTTCA is from Clostridium fermenticellae and encodes:
- a CDS encoding sensor domain-containing diguanylate cyclase, which codes for MSSLEDKYNKLKKDYESYQRVAEETMQKQSSKIIELDEKVNMLSLIMKISEYINKFLGSDQLVFTINDIMIGILGVTYSSVYLLKDDKLELMVSNLDKTKHHFMIKEFNENQDKLEVLLINSQDDISRDENMQIHSCICMPIYLNDVILGAIVVEHNMYNYLTEEHIRLLKALSNHLAICLENNKLYNQTKRSSERDFLTMLYNRNYFFSVINKKISDGERNFSIIMIDVDDFKKCNDTYGHQFGDLVLKNICEIISNNIRKDDIIARYGGEEIIIYMNNVKNMESVYNRMESIRKDIENTVVNFKGISYKITISIGIAVVKDDDKNLHQIIERADMNLYKAKNLGKNVVVY
- the addB gene encoding helicase-exonuclease AddAB subunit AddB, which encodes MSLRFIYGRAGSGKSYYCLKDIKRRIDEGSTNSLILLVPEQFSFQAEKNLIDTIGEKGMFKAQIMSFRSMAYKVLNEVGGITLEHVNSSGKDMLIYKIMNENSSELKTFSRSIKRPGFISMISNIITELKRYDINSEILQSKVDRIENENLKDKLYDISLIFSKFEEKLHEKYIDAEDDLSILTGNLSKSHMFDQTEIWVDEFISFTPQEYNILEKLMLSTKRLNVTICSDSLNETGILEDTDLFLPTKFTEAKLLQLAKDNNIKYDRPIALKCSPCYRFKDSSEMQHLEKYLFSFPYKKYDRENFNIGVLRALNKYSEIKEIAKDIIRICRDCDFRFKDIAVVSGDLDGYENLIRAIFSEYEIPFFIDKKRKISNNPMVIFIISAIEIIAKNWSYESVFKYLKTGFFDITKDEVDIIENYVLSNGISGSKWIKDEYWKFNINYSINDKGKNSYEGDMLSKINDIRNRIITPLLKLSDSIKGKKTARQICIGIYDFICNIQFADKIQSSMDRFRSIGELDKVNEYNQIWDIIVELLDQIVEAIGDEIISVAEFYKIFATGFEKYEIGVIPPALDQVLVGSVTRIKSHDINALYIVGVNDGTFPSPLPDEGILSDNDRENLNNYGIEIAKSSRNRVFEEQFLIYSTLTIVSKYLKLSYVVSDEDGKGKRPSVVISRIKKLFPNLKEEDAVIHREDDISSIYSIAGPNAVFNDLISNIREHSNGEYMNGLWLDVYRWYKLNEDWSQKLDRVLRGFQYTNEVYINDTAKVRKLYGRHLNMSISRLEKFVQCPFAYFIQYGLKAKERKVYKLTPPDFGSFIHSMLKIFSDRISKEKLSWSDLNESWCKEQITDIVDQTLNDIPGSIFNSSKRYNYAVHEVKKILITSVWLIARHMKKSDFKPLGYEVSFQNEGEFPPISVELHSGETVSLIGKIDRLDGMENKEETYLRVVDYKSGTKEFKLSDVYYGLQMQLLIYLDVILTEFEEKYNDTCIPGGVLYFKLDDPIIKVESDIDDQDIEKRIARALRMNGLILNDPGVVKRMDKSIDKVSDMIPVTMKKDGNISEAKSSVATLEQFSNLRRYIRDMIAKLCEQILEGNIDISPCRNNRNIACDYCIYSFICQFDTGMKGNRYRNMKEKSDKEVWEELKRRYGKEE
- a CDS encoding NlpC/P60 family protein yields the protein MIITLLINAAYAKNVLASPSSTQISITNTNKEDDLENKIQIADNEIEKNIDNLNTYNNKIKSLEKNIVKNETNIKNLTTQIQKLNDASKQQIRAMYINGMSEGYIELLLSSKNIIDFADKAIAAQKIISFDKDTLRTLSQNKQNIKLESDKLDSDKKNLEELKNDVNKKIQLLNEQKNSEKALLAQLKDDDSKSLDTTNTDNAIVNYAFKFLGVKYVWGGTSPDPGFDCSGFVQYVYAHFGVSIPRLSQNQQNYGTDITDRSLLKPGDLVFFGRPAYHVGMYIGDNKFIEAPHTGDVVKICALGNYTSARRITN
- a CDS encoding DUF4397 domain-containing protein, which translates into the protein MFYCPYVNYFRQTQVHGHLRLLHASPNLSAVDVYANGSLIARNFRFKNFTEYIPVSPGNYRITVYPSGNSRDMILDTNISVGAGNIITAAIIGRSPRISIKVIMDPRLPVERNRLMLRFVNLSPDLSPTNLTFRRNDRTIFNNVKYPNATEYTVLSPGVYNFELRNSNDNKSILLVPNVRLTRNRFYTMYAVGLAKGGPPLQVLIALDGNSYIR
- the thrC gene encoding threonine synthase; this translates as MKQIFYKSTRGDRRLFTSSQAILQGISEDGGLFVPDSIPDLTHEINSIVDMNYKELSYLVMSEFFTDFDESELRECVGRAYDSKFDTENIVELKKVSNVYFMELYHGPTLAFKDMALSILPYLMKVSAKKNDFNKDILILTATSGDTGKAALESFSGVDRIKIIVLFPKNGVSKIQEMQMVTQEGDNTCVIGLNGNFDDAQTGVKNIFKDSFFNKKLFDMGYVLSSANSINIGRLIPQIVYYFYGYASMVKNGQIDKNEKINVVVPTGNFGNILAAYYAKSMGLPIKKLICASNDNNVLTDFINKGIYDKNRDFFVTISPSMDILISSNLERLLYLISDCDCSEVKQLMNSLNTNGEYSISQNMKDGLRDFYGNFATQKETLDSIKEIFDSDKYLIDTHTAVAYSVYKKYLEETNDNTKVLIASTASPYKFTKFVMKALDSKYSYMDDFSLIKEMNKIGFVNIPDSINDLENKEILHKIVCDKNQIRTKILDFLNNYK
- a CDS encoding MFS transporter, producing the protein MRRLKQMKLWEINLYIVWFSQVLSLMSFNFGMPFLPFYIQQLGITSTNSVKLYSGILNAAPAITMAIMSPIWGIVSDKYGRKLMLIRAMLCASFIIGAMGIVMNINQLIILRLVQGVFTGTVTAAQILIAANTPKNKISYALGFLSSSTFIGQCIGPVIGGALAEWVGYRVSFIIGGILMFIDFLLVLFFVKEEKNVDVKDDEIRNRDKNKSLRTVFTTTALSMLVVIFFIRVGRSVFNPYIPIFVQEVRSTASGAAGITGVMNGVLALMTAMAGLTLSKLGDKYDKMKLLIIYLTLGAVISVPLIWITKLWLFTFVFGIMFFVTGGVEPVIMSITAENTPVDKRGVLFGVQGTIGSIGFAVAPLLGGAISIKYYTRAILVCIPIFLIISSICVLVVMIHKIKTDPNSKLDLRSIFKL